One region of Marivirga arenosa genomic DNA includes:
- a CDS encoding OmpA family protein: MNQYLNKLFLIILILFSIDIQAQFNPQVELSKKEAEELFPFYFPNVNQFNYYQDENELEKINRTQQSKNWEKFKELLEDYVQQFAIENFYKDTRLIWQLAKMEELYGDLEKAKSLYRLALKHHQSKIDLRQMEIFLDSVKLEQTDDYVPIDYYYELVDFRKSIDTLVPPRGILLSMGKQINSNMADYAPALTLDNKTIIFTSKRSISGSLLSNNSNEDLYVSVQIDGMWQDAVPIRGINSRNNEGSAALNAEGNEIIFARCGSYDGFGNCDLYETHLQEDSTWSKAVNLGANLNSKAWDSHPSLSITGDTLFFASDRIGGFGLSDIYFSVKNEDGQWSAAKNLGPVVNTRGNEVSPFIHPRHQILYFSSNGHLLNFGGFDIYKSNSKMFLWDEPQNIGPLINTEGDEYYFTIDSESEDLFYAGSSSMRSHNLDLFSFPLPMEAQPGANTKVSGVVTDTVKGKPFRGIVSIVDIENGIEIAPKFTREDGSFEFNLINNANYVMVVQSDELFRIEEMFFLSGDTVMNKNIDPMSSKIRFKSIEFEENSAKLRPDMYFDLDKVVDFLLDYPEFKLKISGHTDSSGDEIRNKSLSQERADAIRDYIILLHPIDPSRVVAEGFGNSKPVVSDEQTDDDRRLNRRVEFEIYRPDSN; this comes from the coding sequence TTGAATCAATATCTTAATAAATTATTTTTAATTATTCTGATCCTGTTTTCTATCGATATTCAGGCTCAATTTAATCCTCAGGTTGAATTATCAAAAAAGGAGGCAGAGGAATTATTTCCTTTCTATTTCCCTAATGTAAATCAATTCAATTATTATCAAGATGAAAATGAACTTGAGAAAATAAACCGGACCCAGCAATCTAAAAACTGGGAAAAATTCAAGGAATTGTTAGAGGATTATGTTCAGCAATTTGCCATTGAAAATTTCTATAAAGATACTCGTTTAATATGGCAATTGGCTAAGATGGAAGAACTTTATGGTGATCTTGAAAAAGCTAAAAGTCTATACCGATTGGCATTGAAGCATCATCAAAGCAAAATTGATCTTCGCCAGATGGAAATATTTCTTGATTCAGTTAAGCTTGAGCAAACTGATGATTACGTGCCGATAGATTATTATTATGAATTGGTAGATTTTAGAAAATCTATTGACACATTAGTACCGCCAAGAGGAATTTTATTAAGTATGGGAAAGCAGATCAATTCCAATATGGCTGATTATGCACCTGCTCTTACTCTGGATAATAAAACCATCATATTCACATCTAAAAGAAGTATTAGCGGCAGCTTACTATCAAATAATTCTAATGAGGATTTATATGTTTCTGTTCAGATAGATGGCATGTGGCAGGATGCAGTCCCGATTAGAGGTATAAACAGTAGGAATAATGAAGGCTCAGCAGCATTAAATGCTGAAGGAAATGAAATAATATTTGCACGCTGCGGATCATATGATGGCTTTGGTAATTGTGATTTATATGAAACACATCTGCAAGAAGATAGCACTTGGAGTAAGGCAGTGAATCTAGGAGCCAATTTAAATTCTAAAGCCTGGGATTCTCATCCATCACTTTCTATTACAGGTGACACCTTATTTTTCGCATCCGACAGAATTGGTGGCTTTGGCTTGTCAGACATTTATTTTTCAGTTAAAAATGAAGACGGGCAATGGTCTGCTGCAAAAAATTTAGGTCCAGTAGTGAATACCAGAGGGAATGAAGTGAGTCCTTTTATACACCCTAGACATCAGATACTATATTTTAGCTCAAACGGACATTTGTTAAATTTTGGAGGTTTTGACATATATAAATCTAATTCTAAAATGTTTTTATGGGATGAACCCCAAAATATAGGACCATTAATCAATACCGAAGGAGATGAATATTATTTCACAATAGATTCTGAATCTGAAGATTTGTTTTATGCTGGTTCTTCCTCGATGAGAAGCCACAATTTAGATTTATTTTCTTTCCCGTTACCAATGGAAGCTCAACCGGGAGCGAATACAAAAGTTAGTGGTGTTGTAACGGATACGGTAAAAGGAAAACCCTTCAGAGGTATAGTTTCAATAGTCGATATCGAAAATGGAATTGAGATAGCACCTAAGTTTACAAGAGAAGATGGGAGTTTTGAATTCAATCTAATCAATAATGCTAATTATGTGATGGTAGTGCAATCTGATGAATTATTTAGAATTGAAGAAATGTTTTTCCTTTCGGGTGATACGGTTATGAATAAAAACATTGATCCAATGTCCAGTAAAATCAGATTCAAATCCATTGAATTTGAGGAGAACTCTGCAAAACTAAGGCCAGATATGTATTTTGATTTGGATAAAGTGGTAGATTTTCTTCTGGACTATCCTGAATTTAAACTGAAAATTTCAGGTCATACCGATTCATCTGGTGATGAGATTAGGAATAAGTCTTTGTCACAAGAAAGAGCAGACGCAATTCGTGATTATATTATTTTGTTACACCCAATTGATCCTAGTAGAGTGGTTGCTGAAGGTTTTGGAAATAGTAAACCAGTAGTTTCAGATGAACAAACTGATGATGACCGTAGATTGAATAGGAGGGTAGAGTTTGAAATCTACCGCCCCGATTCAAATTAA
- a CDS encoding aspartate carbamoyltransferase catalytic subunit, whose translation MTNLSVNHLLGIKDLTTEDIQLIFQTADHFKDVINRPIKKVPSLRDITIANIFFENSTRTKLSFELAEKRLSADVVNFSSSNSSVKKGETLLDTVNNILSMKVDMVVMRHSSPGAAHFLSRNIEANIVNAGDGTHEHPTQALLDTYSIREKITDLQGKKVAIIGDILHSRVALSNIYALKKLGAEVMVCGPATLIPKYIGDLGVKISWDIKEALEWCDVANMLRIQLERQQLKYFPSLREYSLYYGLNKKLLDSLQKEIIVMHPGPINRGVEISSDVADSDQSIILNQVENGVAIRMAVLYLLAQKRQN comes from the coding sequence ATGACAAATTTAAGTGTTAATCATTTATTGGGTATCAAAGATTTAACTACAGAAGATATTCAATTAATTTTTCAAACTGCCGACCATTTTAAAGATGTTATTAATCGACCAATCAAAAAAGTACCTTCTTTGCGCGACATCACGATTGCCAATATTTTCTTTGAAAATTCAACTCGAACTAAACTATCATTTGAATTAGCAGAAAAAAGACTTTCTGCTGATGTGGTTAATTTCTCCTCTTCAAATAGTTCTGTAAAGAAAGGAGAAACACTGTTAGATACAGTGAATAATATACTTTCGATGAAAGTAGATATGGTAGTAATGAGACATTCTAGCCCAGGAGCAGCACACTTTTTATCTAGAAATATAGAAGCCAATATAGTTAATGCTGGAGATGGTACACATGAGCATCCAACTCAAGCTCTTTTAGACACCTATTCAATTCGAGAAAAGATAACTGATTTACAAGGTAAAAAAGTGGCAATTATTGGAGACATATTACACTCAAGAGTAGCATTATCAAACATTTACGCCCTGAAAAAACTAGGTGCAGAAGTAATGGTTTGTGGTCCAGCCACCTTAATCCCAAAATATATTGGTGATTTAGGTGTTAAAATAAGTTGGGATATTAAAGAAGCCTTAGAATGGTGTGATGTTGCCAACATGCTAAGAATACAATTAGAAAGGCAACAACTTAAATACTTCCCTTCATTAAGAGAATACTCTCTTTATTATGGACTTAATAAAAAATTATTGGATAGCCTTCAAAAAGAGATTATTGTAATGCACCCAGGCCCCATAAACAGAGGTGTTGAAATTAGTAGTGATGTAGCTGACTCTGATCAATCAATTATTCTAAATCAGGTTGAAAATGGGGTAGCGATAAGAATGGCTGTACTATACCTTTTAGCACAAAAAAGGCAGAATTAA
- the rlmD gene encoding 23S rRNA (uracil(1939)-C(5))-methyltransferase RlmD: protein MGRKPHPIIRELKIEKIASEGKALGYYNDKVVFVGGTAPGDVVDVRVNKKKKSFLEGQAIHFHKKSEMRIEPFCSHYGVCGGCKWQHLSYEDQLEFKSEQVKDSLERIAKVDLPKISPILGSENTTFYRNKMEFTFSNNRWLTREEIDSGKEFESDALGFHVPKRFDKIVQIDKCYLQADPSNAIRNAVDRFAKDNKITYFDLIKQDGFLRNLIIRTTSTGQLMVILQVAEENEEWLNMMLNHIKESFPEITSLLYILNQKGNETFHDLEVNVFHGKDHIIEEMEGLEFKIGPKSFYQTNSDQAYELYKVARNFADLKGNETVYDLYTGTGTIANFIAKSAEKVIGVEYVPEAIEDAKVNSELNNIKNTKFFAGDMKDVFNNEFLKEHGKADVIITDPPRAGMHPDVVKTILNIEAEKIVYVSCNPATQARDLALLDEKYKVTKVQAVDMFPQTHHVENVVLLERK from the coding sequence ATGGGAAGAAAACCGCATCCAATAATAAGGGAATTAAAGATTGAAAAAATAGCTTCAGAGGGTAAGGCCTTAGGTTATTATAATGATAAAGTCGTATTTGTAGGAGGAACTGCTCCAGGAGATGTTGTAGACGTTAGGGTTAATAAGAAAAAGAAAAGTTTTCTGGAAGGACAGGCCATTCATTTTCATAAAAAATCTGAAATGCGAATAGAACCATTTTGTAGCCACTATGGTGTATGTGGTGGTTGTAAATGGCAGCATTTGAGCTATGAAGATCAGCTTGAGTTTAAAAGTGAGCAAGTAAAAGATTCGTTAGAAAGAATTGCAAAAGTTGATTTACCTAAGATATCCCCAATACTTGGATCAGAAAATACTACTTTCTATAGAAACAAAATGGAATTTACATTCTCTAATAACCGATGGTTAACTCGAGAAGAAATTGATTCAGGAAAAGAGTTTGAGTCCGATGCATTAGGTTTTCATGTACCTAAGAGATTTGACAAGATAGTTCAAATCGACAAATGCTATCTTCAGGCAGATCCTTCAAATGCAATTAGAAATGCAGTTGACCGCTTTGCTAAGGATAATAAGATCACCTATTTTGATTTAATTAAGCAAGATGGCTTTCTTAGGAACCTGATTATCAGAACTACCTCCACTGGGCAGCTAATGGTAATTTTGCAAGTAGCAGAAGAAAATGAGGAGTGGCTAAATATGATGCTTAATCATATAAAAGAAAGCTTTCCTGAAATTACTTCTTTGCTTTATATCCTAAATCAAAAAGGAAATGAAACTTTCCATGATTTAGAGGTAAATGTATTTCATGGGAAAGATCATATTATTGAAGAAATGGAGGGATTGGAATTTAAAATTGGTCCAAAATCTTTCTATCAAACAAATTCCGATCAAGCTTATGAATTATATAAAGTAGCTAGAAATTTCGCGGATTTAAAAGGTAATGAAACTGTTTATGATCTGTACACTGGAACAGGAACAATCGCTAATTTTATAGCTAAAAGTGCAGAAAAAGTAATAGGAGTTGAATATGTACCAGAAGCCATTGAAGATGCTAAAGTAAATTCAGAGTTGAATAACATCAAAAACACTAAGTTTTTTGCTGGTGATATGAAGGATGTTTTCAATAATGAATTTTTGAAAGAACATGGGAAGGCTGATGTAATTATAACCGATCCTCCACGAGCAGGCATGCATCCTGATGTAGTAAAAACAATATTAAATATTGAAGCCGAAAAAATAGTTTATGTAAGCTGTAATCCAGCTACTCAAGCAAGAGACTTGGCACTGCTAGATGAGAAATACAAAGTAACTAAAGTTCAAGCTGTTGACATGTTCCCTCAAACCCATCATGTTGAAAATGTAGTGCTTCTGGAAAGAAAATAA
- a CDS encoding cystathionine beta-synthase yields the protein MYYNSIIETIGNTPLVKLNKVNKGIPGTILVKVEYFNPGNSMKDRMAIKMIEDAEKEGKLKPGGTIIEGTSGNTGMGLALAAISKGYKCIFTLADKQSKEKMDILRAVGAEVIVCPTNVSPDDPRSYYSVAKKLHEETPNSIYPNQYDNPANAKAHYETTGPEIWDQTEGKITHWAAGVGTGGSMCGTSRYLKEQNPSIVSVGIDSYGSVFKKYKETGKFDEKEIYPYLTEGIGEDILPKNVDFAMIDHFVKVTDKDSAIMTRRLAREEGLFCGWSCGAAVHGALEYAEEFLKEDDVMVIILPDHGTRYLGKIYNDDWMRDHGFLENNDYATAKNIIKKRGDNYNLISIESDQKIGEVVRLLDELSISQLPITHNGEFVGSISDTKLLNKLVEKPELRNNPIKEIMDDPFKFIALNTTVDTISSMMNHGDKALMVLDDNNAPHIITKQDLLMAFTD from the coding sequence ATGTACTACAACTCTATAATAGAGACCATTGGAAACACACCATTGGTAAAACTAAATAAGGTAAATAAAGGTATTCCTGGAACCATCTTAGTAAAAGTAGAATACTTCAATCCTGGCAATTCAATGAAAGACCGAATGGCTATAAAGATGATTGAAGACGCGGAGAAAGAAGGGAAATTAAAGCCAGGAGGAACCATTATTGAAGGGACTTCAGGGAATACGGGAATGGGATTGGCATTAGCTGCTATTTCAAAAGGTTATAAATGTATCTTCACTTTAGCAGATAAACAATCAAAAGAAAAAATGGATATTTTAAGAGCTGTAGGAGCTGAAGTGATAGTTTGTCCTACTAATGTAAGTCCTGATGACCCTCGTTCTTATTATTCTGTTGCAAAAAAATTACACGAGGAAACACCAAACTCAATTTATCCTAATCAATACGATAATCCTGCAAATGCAAAAGCTCACTATGAAACTACTGGGCCAGAAATTTGGGACCAGACTGAAGGAAAAATTACACATTGGGCTGCTGGTGTGGGTACAGGTGGTTCTATGTGTGGAACCTCTCGTTACTTAAAAGAACAAAATCCAAGTATCGTTAGTGTAGGTATTGATTCTTACGGATCTGTTTTTAAGAAATATAAAGAGACAGGGAAATTTGATGAAAAAGAAATCTATCCTTACTTAACAGAAGGCATAGGTGAAGACATTCTGCCTAAGAATGTTGACTTTGCAATGATCGACCACTTTGTAAAAGTAACGGATAAAGATAGCGCAATAATGACCAGAAGATTAGCAAGAGAGGAAGGTCTTTTCTGTGGCTGGTCATGTGGTGCTGCTGTTCATGGTGCATTAGAATACGCTGAAGAATTCTTAAAAGAAGATGATGTTATGGTGATCATTTTACCTGATCATGGGACACGTTATCTTGGAAAGATTTATAATGATGACTGGATGAGAGATCATGGGTTCCTAGAAAATAATGATTATGCTACAGCAAAAAATATTATTAAGAAAAGAGGTGATAATTATAATTTAATCAGTATCGAAAGTGACCAAAAAATTGGAGAAGTTGTTAGACTTTTAGATGAGTTATCAATTTCTCAATTACCAATTACTCATAATGGTGAATTTGTTGGTAGTATTTCAGATACGAAATTACTAAACAAACTAGTAGAAAAACCTGAATTACGTAATAATCCAATAAAAGAAATAATGGATGATCCATTTAAATTTATTGCTTTAAACACCACAGTAGATACCATTTCATCCATGATGAATCATGGTGATAAGGCATTAATGGTTTTAGATGATAATAATGCTCCACACATAATCACAAAACAGGATTTATTAATGGCATTTACGGATTAA
- a CDS encoding tol-pal system YbgF family protein has protein sequence MLKFKILSYSLLLFTFISQYGFAQSPEKELVKADSLYQKKQYISAIKIYNKIYESGNASPSMLLKLARIEEGMGNPGKSFYYLEKYYQLTKDEIALDYLKENTEEENIAGFDYGFAYKLDLLYKEWKIYIQLLASILMFLFIGLMIKNREDSSKKKNYFAASMLPIIILIFLTNYEGRNEAIITNNPSYLLEGPSSGSNLVEQLKSPAKVKLKSEIDVWSKIIYDDKVAYIKSSQIKKL, from the coding sequence ATGCTTAAGTTTAAAATTCTATCCTACTCCCTTTTACTTTTTACATTTATAAGCCAATATGGATTTGCGCAGTCGCCTGAAAAGGAATTAGTTAAGGCTGATTCTTTGTATCAAAAAAAACAATATATAAGTGCGATAAAAATTTATAATAAAATTTATGAAAGTGGAAATGCTAGTCCTTCAATGCTATTAAAGCTCGCTAGAATTGAGGAAGGAATGGGTAATCCTGGTAAATCATTTTATTATTTAGAGAAATATTATCAGCTCACTAAGGATGAAATAGCCCTCGATTATTTAAAAGAAAATACTGAAGAAGAAAATATAGCTGGATTTGATTATGGCTTTGCTTACAAGCTTGACTTATTGTACAAAGAATGGAAGATTTACATTCAACTCTTAGCTTCAATCTTAATGTTCCTTTTCATTGGATTGATGATTAAAAACAGAGAAGATTCCAGCAAAAAGAAAAACTATTTTGCAGCATCTATGCTCCCTATTATTATTTTAATCTTTCTAACTAATTATGAGGGTAGAAATGAAGCAATCATAACCAATAACCCTAGTTATTTACTTGAAGGCCCTTCATCTGGATCCAACCTAGTTGAACAGCTTAAATCTCCAGCCAAGGTTAAATTGAAATCAGAAATTGATGTTTGGAGTAAAATCATATATGATGATAAAGTTGCCTACATTAAAAGCTCTCAAATTAAAAAATTGTAA
- the porQ gene encoding type IX secretion system protein PorQ produces the protein MRFQKVILSLLVCMLASQTAFAQIGGLRTFEFLELPNHARVAGLGTVNVSSNAGDVNMVWQNPALLNADMGGQVSFNFIPFYADIYNSQLTYAQNFENAGIFSLGVNYLSYGSFKGFDNTGASTNDFTAANYAIQISHSRTDGAFQYGANVKFVMSQISGFNQSAILTDFGGAFIHPEKDLSIGLVIKNIGFYTNKYENEDRSLPFDVQLGSTFKPEFMPFRFSLTLNRLYQYDLSYFDNSLIPEDDSNVFTDISNNPPNTFDKIFQHVTIGTELILGENINLRAGYNHLIRQSLKAEQVGGAGGFTFGFFVHTKNFNIAYSSAIYQAGSFAHFITLGSNLKNIVKKKS, from the coding sequence ATGAGGTTCCAAAAGGTCATACTGAGCCTTTTGGTTTGCATGCTTGCCTCCCAAACTGCTTTTGCGCAGATTGGGGGCTTACGGACTTTTGAATTTTTAGAGTTACCTAATCACGCACGAGTTGCAGGTTTGGGTACAGTTAATGTTAGTTCTAATGCAGGAGATGTCAATATGGTTTGGCAAAATCCAGCATTATTAAATGCTGATATGGGAGGCCAAGTATCCTTTAACTTCATTCCTTTTTATGCTGATATTTATAACAGTCAGCTTACCTATGCACAAAATTTTGAAAACGCTGGAATTTTCAGTTTAGGAGTAAATTATTTAAGCTATGGTAGTTTTAAAGGTTTTGATAATACAGGAGCTTCAACTAACGATTTTACAGCTGCTAATTATGCCATTCAAATAAGTCATTCGAGAACAGATGGTGCTTTTCAATATGGGGCCAATGTGAAATTTGTTATGAGTCAGATAAGTGGATTTAATCAATCTGCTATTCTTACTGACTTTGGCGGTGCCTTTATTCATCCTGAAAAAGACTTATCGATAGGATTGGTTATAAAAAACATTGGTTTTTATACCAATAAATATGAAAATGAAGACAGAAGTTTACCATTTGATGTACAATTAGGGAGTACATTCAAACCTGAGTTCATGCCTTTCCGTTTCTCTTTAACACTTAATAGACTTTATCAATATGATCTAAGTTATTTTGATAATAGTTTAATTCCTGAAGATGATAGCAATGTATTTACAGATATTAGTAACAATCCACCTAATACATTTGATAAAATTTTTCAGCATGTGACAATTGGAACTGAATTAATCTTAGGTGAAAACATTAATCTTAGAGCTGGCTATAATCATTTAATCAGACAATCATTAAAAGCTGAACAAGTTGGAGGAGCAGGGGGTTTTACCTTTGGGTTTTTTGTACATACAAAGAATTTTAATATAGCATATTCTAGTGCGATATATCAAGCGGGTAGTTTTGCTCACTTTATTACTTTGGGAAGTAATTTGAAAAATATAGTAAAGAAAAAATCATGA
- the lon gene encoding endopeptidase La, with protein MDSILKHTQALSEINDDETGELIQLISTDEENSMREDDLPDQLPILPIRNTVLFPGVVIPITVGRQKSIKLVKKAYKGDRIIGVVAQSNSKVEDPGKDDIYNIGTVARILKMIVLPDGNTTIIIQGKQKFKVKDVVQEDPFLIATYEELNDEELDPKLKSNKAVIQSLKDAASKIMKLNPEIPQEAQVALDNIENPNFLTHFLSSNINSEVADKQKLLEKTNAKERATLLLEFMLKDIQMLELKNEIHKKVHTDIDQQQRDYFLRQQIRVLQDELGQDSPDQELDNLRQKAKDKNWPSEVQKHFDKEIDKISRINPQAAEYPVAMNYVELLLELPWGEVTKDNFDLKRAKKILDRDHYGLEKVKERIIEYLAVLKLKQDMKAPILCLYGPPGVGKTSLGKSISDALGRKYVRMSLGGVHDEAEIRGHRKTYVGAMPGKIIQNMKKAGKSNPVYILDEIDKVNSDFRGDPSSALLEVLDPEQNETFQDNYLEVEYDLSNVLFIATANSLDTIQPALRDRMEIIEVTGYTLEEKVEIAKKHLIPKQKKEHGLKAKDVTFSKKAIAKIIEDYTRESGVRGLERTIGKVIRNIAKSIAMEEEYNSKIESEDIVKILGAEVFEKETYQDNETAGLVTGLAWTSVGGEILFIESSLSRGKGKLTLSGQLGDVMKESAMTALSYLRSHADELGIHHKIFDNYDLHIHVPAGAVPKDGPSAGIAMITSLASIYTQRKVKSKLAMTGEITLRGKVLPIGGLKEKILAARRAGIKDVILCKRNKKDIEEIDSRYIKGLNIHFVDQVNEVLEIALLKEKIKNPINFVIPDEDDKKTVPANSI; from the coding sequence ATGGATTCAATATTAAAGCATACACAAGCGCTTTCTGAGATAAATGATGATGAAACTGGTGAATTAATACAACTCATATCTACTGATGAAGAAAATAGTATGAGAGAAGATGATTTACCAGATCAACTTCCAATTTTACCAATAAGAAATACAGTTTTATTTCCTGGTGTAGTTATACCTATTACGGTTGGCCGACAAAAATCAATTAAGTTAGTTAAAAAGGCTTATAAGGGAGATAGAATTATAGGAGTAGTTGCTCAATCAAATAGCAAAGTTGAAGATCCTGGAAAGGATGACATTTACAATATTGGTACAGTAGCTAGAATATTGAAAATGATTGTATTACCAGATGGGAATACAACCATTATCATTCAGGGTAAGCAGAAATTTAAAGTAAAGGATGTGGTACAGGAGGACCCATTCTTAATTGCCACATATGAAGAATTGAATGACGAGGAATTAGATCCTAAATTAAAATCTAATAAGGCAGTTATTCAATCTTTAAAAGATGCTGCCAGCAAAATAATGAAGCTCAATCCGGAAATTCCTCAAGAAGCACAAGTTGCGCTTGATAATATTGAAAATCCGAATTTCCTAACTCACTTTTTATCTTCAAACATAAATTCTGAGGTAGCTGATAAGCAAAAATTGCTGGAGAAAACCAATGCTAAAGAACGAGCTACTTTGTTATTGGAATTCATGCTTAAGGATATCCAGATGCTGGAATTAAAAAATGAAATCCATAAAAAGGTTCATACTGACATTGACCAGCAACAAAGAGATTACTTCTTGAGGCAACAAATCAGAGTGTTACAAGATGAATTAGGTCAAGACAGTCCTGATCAAGAGTTGGACAACTTAAGACAAAAAGCGAAAGATAAAAATTGGCCTTCAGAAGTCCAAAAACACTTTGATAAAGAAATAGATAAGATTTCTAGAATCAACCCACAAGCCGCTGAATATCCAGTAGCTATGAATTATGTTGAGCTTCTTCTAGAATTACCATGGGGAGAAGTTACTAAGGATAATTTTGATTTAAAAAGAGCCAAGAAAATTCTAGACCGCGATCACTACGGACTAGAAAAAGTGAAAGAAAGAATAATAGAATATCTTGCCGTTCTAAAATTAAAGCAAGATATGAAAGCTCCTATCCTATGTCTATACGGACCTCCAGGTGTTGGTAAAACTTCCTTAGGAAAATCAATTTCTGATGCACTAGGAAGAAAATATGTTCGCATGTCTTTAGGTGGCGTTCATGATGAAGCTGAAATCCGTGGACATAGAAAAACTTACGTAGGTGCAATGCCCGGTAAAATCATCCAAAACATGAAAAAAGCCGGTAAATCAAATCCTGTTTATATTTTAGATGAAATTGATAAGGTTAATTCTGATTTCAGAGGCGATCCATCCTCAGCTTTACTTGAGGTATTAGATCCTGAGCAGAATGAAACTTTCCAAGATAATTATCTTGAAGTAGAATACGATTTATCTAATGTGCTATTTATAGCTACTGCTAACTCCCTAGACACCATTCAGCCAGCTTTAAGAGACAGAATGGAAATCATTGAAGTAACTGGCTATACACTTGAGGAAAAGGTTGAAATTGCTAAAAAGCATTTAATTCCTAAGCAAAAGAAAGAGCATGGGCTTAAAGCAAAGGATGTTACTTTTAGTAAAAAAGCAATTGCTAAAATCATAGAAGATTACACTAGAGAATCAGGGGTAAGAGGCTTAGAAAGAACAATTGGAAAGGTGATTCGAAATATCGCTAAATCAATTGCTATGGAAGAAGAATACAATAGCAAGATTGAGTCAGAAGATATTGTAAAAATATTAGGTGCTGAAGTATTTGAAAAGGAAACTTATCAGGATAATGAGACTGCTGGATTAGTTACTGGTTTAGCCTGGACTTCAGTAGGTGGTGAAATACTCTTTATTGAATCTAGTCTGAGTAGAGGGAAAGGTAAATTAACCTTATCAGGTCAATTAGGAGATGTGATGAAAGAGTCTGCTATGACTGCCCTATCCTACCTAAGATCACATGCTGATGAATTAGGTATTCATCATAAAATCTTTGATAATTACGATTTACATATTCACGTACCAGCAGGTGCTGTTCCTAAAGATGGGCCTTCAGCTGGTATCGCAATGATTACTTCTTTGGCTTCAATTTATACTCAACGAAAAGTGAAATCGAAGCTGGCTATGACAGGTGAAATTACTTTAAGAGGAAAAGTATTACCGATTGGTGGACTGAAAGAGAAAATATTAGCGGCAAGAAGAGCCGGTATCAAAGATGTAATTCTTTGTAAACGTAACAAAAAAGATATTGAGGAGATCGACTCAAGGTATATCAAAGGCTTAAACATTCACTTTGTAGATCAGGTGAATGAAGTATTAGAGATTGCACTATTGAAAGAGAAAATCAAAAATCCAATCAATTTTGTAATCCCAGATGAGGACGATAAAAAAACTGTGCCTGCTAATTCCATATGA
- the pyrR gene encoding bifunctional pyr operon transcriptional regulator/uracil phosphoribosyltransferase PyrR, giving the protein MEKRLILDTDLLQITINRLVEELIENHKDFENTVLIGLQPRGVFLAHRIQKRLKERLNKELPLGLLDTTFYRDDFRRRETPIKANATKIPFIIEDKKVVLIDDVLFTGRTVRAALDAMIAFGRPKLVELLTFIDRKYTRDLPIQPDYVGRGVNTIKTQKVLVEWTDQGAESDKIWLVTNEEK; this is encoded by the coding sequence ATGGAAAAACGCCTAATTTTAGATACCGACCTTCTTCAAATCACCATTAATAGGTTAGTAGAAGAATTAATTGAAAATCACAAAGATTTTGAAAACACAGTTTTAATAGGCCTACAACCAAGAGGAGTTTTTTTAGCTCATAGAATTCAAAAGCGCTTAAAAGAAAGGCTTAATAAAGAATTACCTTTAGGACTTCTAGACACTACTTTCTATCGTGATGATTTCAGGAGAAGAGAAACTCCTATTAAAGCAAATGCGACTAAAATTCCTTTTATAATAGAGGATAAAAAAGTTGTGTTAATTGATGATGTACTGTTCACTGGGAGAACTGTAAGAGCTGCTCTAGATGCTATGATTGCGTTTGGCAGACCTAAATTAGTTGAGCTTCTTACTTTTATTGATAGAAAGTATACTCGAGACTTACCCATACAACCTGATTATGTGGGAAGAGGTGTTAATACTATTAAGACCCAAAAGGTATTGGTTGAATGGACGGACCAAGGTGCAGAAAGTGATAAAATCTGGTTAGTGACAAACGAAGAAAAATGA